Proteins encoded in a region of the Burkholderia ubonensis subsp. mesacidophila genome:
- a CDS encoding solute carrier family 23 protein, whose translation MSDSYFPRWRVQPPGAAARVVGLDERLSWPQMIAMGVQHVVAMFGSTVLAPLLMGFDPNLCIFMSGVGTLLFFALVGGRVPSYLGSSFAFIGLVIAVTGYGGSGPNPNIPVALGGIIACGVVYVALGAIVSAVGTRWIEALMPPVVTGAIVAVIGLNLAPIAVKGVSASQFDSAMALVTVLSVGGVAVFARGMMQRLLILVGLVIAYAIYAVATNGMGLGKPIDFSIVAHAAWFGIPTFHAPVFDPHAVLMLAPIAVILVAENLGHIKAVSAMTGQNLDRYIGRAFIGDGLATIVSGSVGGTGVTTYAENIGVMAVTRIYSTLVFVVAALIAIVLGFSPKFGAVIQTIPGPVLGGVSIVVFGLIAVTGARIWVVNKVDFSDNRNLIVAAVTLVLGAGDFSLKFGGFALGGIGTATFGAILLYAILRKEKEPGPVV comes from the coding sequence ATGTCCGATTCCTATTTCCCGCGCTGGCGGGTGCAACCGCCCGGCGCGGCCGCGCGCGTCGTCGGCCTCGACGAACGCCTGTCGTGGCCGCAGATGATCGCGATGGGCGTGCAGCACGTCGTCGCGATGTTCGGCTCGACCGTGCTCGCGCCGCTCCTGATGGGCTTCGATCCGAACCTGTGCATCTTCATGTCCGGCGTCGGCACGCTGCTGTTCTTCGCGCTGGTCGGCGGCCGGGTGCCGAGCTACCTCGGCTCGAGCTTCGCGTTCATCGGCCTCGTGATCGCGGTGACGGGCTACGGCGGCAGCGGCCCGAACCCGAACATCCCGGTCGCGCTCGGCGGCATCATCGCGTGCGGCGTCGTGTATGTCGCGCTCGGCGCGATCGTGTCGGCGGTCGGCACGCGCTGGATCGAGGCGCTGATGCCGCCCGTCGTCACGGGCGCGATCGTCGCGGTGATCGGCCTGAATCTCGCGCCGATCGCGGTCAAGGGCGTGTCCGCGTCGCAGTTCGATTCGGCGATGGCGCTCGTCACCGTGCTGTCGGTCGGCGGCGTCGCGGTGTTCGCGCGCGGGATGATGCAGCGTCTCTTGATTCTCGTCGGGCTCGTGATCGCGTACGCGATCTACGCGGTCGCGACCAACGGGATGGGCCTCGGCAAGCCGATCGACTTCTCGATCGTCGCGCATGCCGCATGGTTCGGCATCCCGACCTTCCACGCGCCGGTGTTCGATCCGCACGCGGTGCTGATGCTCGCGCCGATCGCGGTGATCCTCGTCGCGGAGAACCTCGGCCACATCAAGGCCGTGAGCGCGATGACGGGCCAGAACCTCGACCGCTACATCGGCCGCGCGTTCATCGGCGACGGGCTCGCGACGATCGTGTCGGGCAGCGTCGGCGGCACGGGCGTGACCACCTACGCGGAGAACATCGGCGTGATGGCCGTTACGCGCATCTACTCGACGCTCGTGTTCGTCGTCGCCGCGCTGATCGCGATCGTGCTCGGCTTCTCGCCGAAGTTCGGCGCGGTGATCCAGACGATTCCGGGCCCGGTGCTCGGCGGCGTGTCGATCGTCGTGTTCGGGCTGATCGCGGTGACGGGCGCGCGCATCTGGGTCGTCAACAAGGTCGATTTCTCCGACAACCGCAACCTGATCGTCGCGGCCGTCACGCTGGTGCTCGGCGCGGGCGACTTCTCGCTGAAGTTCGGCGGCTTCGCGCTCGGCGGGATCGGCACCGCGACGTTCGGCGCGATCCTCCTCTACGCAATCCTGCGCAAGGAAAAGGAACCGGGCCCGGTGGTCTGA
- a CDS encoding zinc ribbon domain-containing protein YjdM, whose product MSTIPACPQCAMENTYPDGEQYICPDCGHEWSSAAPAAADDDAARVVRDANGNVLADGDSVVLIKDLKLKGSSVTLKMGTKVKSIRLVDGDHEVDCKVDGMSVMLKACYLKKN is encoded by the coding sequence ATGTCGACGATTCCCGCCTGTCCGCAATGCGCGATGGAGAACACCTACCCCGACGGCGAGCAGTATATTTGCCCGGACTGCGGCCACGAGTGGTCGAGCGCCGCACCGGCGGCGGCCGATGACGACGCGGCGCGCGTCGTGCGCGACGCGAACGGCAACGTGCTGGCCGACGGCGACTCGGTCGTGCTGATCAAGGACCTGAAGCTGAAGGGCTCGTCGGTCACGCTGAAGATGGGCACGAAGGTGAAGAGCATCCGCCTCGTCGACGGCGATCACGAGGTCGACTGCAAGGTCGACGGGATGAGCGTGATGCTCAAGGCCTGCTACCTGAAGAAGAATTGA
- a CDS encoding YoaK family protein, with amino-acid sequence MDLDGASRNLTVAALLTLSGGYLDAYTYVGHGHVFANTMTGNVALLGINLSAGEWAAALHHVPPLVGFVIAVFVAHLLGLAAQRGWMRHTAFASLIVEIAFLGIAASGVVGASSAWLIPGISFVATLQTLSFTHLEELSYTSVMTTGNLRRAAQKLFVGLIPRYDAGALHDSALLATISFCFLAGAVAGGLVTRLVPGVALWGAVLLLAGAFAEIVRRAWRRVDAGAGAAG; translated from the coding sequence ATGGATCTCGACGGCGCCAGCCGCAATCTCACGGTCGCCGCGCTGCTGACGCTGTCCGGCGGCTATCTCGACGCGTACACATACGTCGGCCACGGCCACGTGTTCGCGAACACGATGACCGGCAACGTCGCGCTGCTCGGCATCAACCTGTCGGCAGGCGAGTGGGCCGCGGCGCTGCACCACGTGCCGCCGCTCGTCGGCTTTGTGATCGCAGTGTTCGTCGCACACCTGCTCGGGCTCGCCGCGCAGCGCGGCTGGATGCGGCACACCGCGTTCGCGAGCCTGATCGTCGAGATCGCGTTTCTCGGCATCGCCGCGAGCGGCGTCGTCGGCGCGTCGAGCGCGTGGCTGATTCCCGGCATCTCGTTCGTCGCGACGCTGCAGACGCTGTCGTTCACGCACCTCGAGGAACTGTCGTACACCTCCGTGATGACGACCGGCAACCTGCGGCGCGCCGCGCAGAAGCTGTTCGTCGGGCTGATTCCGCGCTACGACGCCGGCGCGCTGCACGATTCGGCGCTGCTCGCGACGATCAGCTTCTGCTTTCTCGCGGGCGCCGTGGCCGGCGGCCTCGTCACGCGCCTCGTGCCGGGCGTCGCGTTGTGGGGCGCGGTGCTGCTGCTCGCAGGCGCGTTCGCCGAAATCGTGCGGCGCGCGTGGCGCCGCGTCGACGCGGGCGCCGGCGCGGCCGGCTGA
- a CDS encoding chromate transporter, translating to MQSVSPPPAHAPRDVGVAELFTGFLSLGLMSFGGALPFARRTIVEERKWLSADEFTDLLGLCQFLPGGNVINLSVAVGMRFRGVPGAFAGILGLIAGPTLVVVSLGVLYAKTEHDPAVRHLFAGLSAAAAGLLTAMAVKVAKPLRHARAAAGIAALAFVAIAVLRIPLLTTMLVLTPLSVWLAARRGAASAAAPAAHGAPPGAGAPRDAQQRGPHDGGAR from the coding sequence ATGCAATCCGTTTCCCCGCCGCCCGCCCACGCGCCGCGCGACGTCGGCGTCGCCGAGCTGTTCACCGGTTTCCTGTCGCTCGGCCTCATGTCGTTCGGCGGCGCGCTGCCGTTCGCGCGCCGCACGATCGTCGAGGAGCGCAAATGGCTGTCCGCCGACGAATTCACCGATCTGCTCGGCCTGTGCCAGTTCCTGCCCGGCGGCAACGTGATCAACCTGTCGGTTGCGGTCGGGATGCGCTTTCGCGGCGTGCCGGGCGCGTTCGCCGGCATTCTCGGGCTGATCGCGGGGCCGACGCTCGTGGTCGTCTCGCTCGGCGTGCTGTATGCGAAAACCGAGCACGATCCGGCCGTCCGGCACCTGTTCGCCGGCTTGTCGGCCGCCGCGGCCGGCCTGCTCACGGCGATGGCGGTGAAGGTCGCGAAGCCGCTGCGGCATGCGCGCGCGGCGGCGGGCATCGCGGCGTTGGCGTTCGTCGCGATCGCGGTGCTGCGCATCCCGCTGCTCACGACGATGCTGGTGCTGACGCCGCTCAGCGTGTGGCTCGCCGCGCGACGCGGCGCCGCATCGGCCGCGGCGCCGGCCGCGCACGGCGCGCCGCCGGGCGCGGGCGCGCCGCGCGACGCGCAGCAGCGCGGCCCGCACGACGGAGGCGCGCGATGA
- a CDS encoding chromate transporter, protein MNDTLIALATLFTQLSLLAFGGGNTILPEMQRQVVDVHHWMSAHEFTALFALAQAAPGPNMMIVSLVGWHVAGWSGLLVATLAKFGPSSVVTVLALHAWERFRNRPWRRYVQQGMVPVTAGLVVASAVLIADASNHTAVQWGITAACAVLAYRTRIHPLWLLAAGALIGLTGFGQ, encoded by the coding sequence ATGAACGACACGCTGATCGCGCTCGCGACCCTCTTCACGCAACTGTCGCTGCTCGCGTTCGGCGGCGGCAATACGATCCTGCCGGAGATGCAGCGGCAGGTCGTCGACGTGCACCACTGGATGAGCGCGCACGAGTTCACCGCGCTGTTCGCGCTCGCGCAGGCGGCGCCGGGGCCGAACATGATGATCGTGTCGCTCGTCGGCTGGCACGTGGCCGGCTGGTCGGGACTGCTCGTCGCGACGCTCGCGAAGTTCGGGCCGTCGTCGGTGGTCACGGTGCTCGCGCTGCACGCATGGGAGCGCTTCCGCAACCGGCCGTGGCGGCGCTACGTGCAGCAGGGCATGGTGCCCGTCACGGCGGGGCTCGTCGTCGCGAGCGCGGTGCTGATCGCCGACGCGTCGAACCACACGGCCGTGCAGTGGGGCATCACCGCCGCGTGCGCGGTGCTCGCATACCGCACGCGCATCCATCCGCTGTGGCTGCTCGCGGCCGGCGCGCTGATCGGGCTGACCGGCTTCGGGCAGTGA
- the gor gene encoding glutathione-disulfide reductase: MEFDYDLFVIGAGSGGVRLARMSAQYGARVGIAEEEQIGGTCVLRGCIPKKLLVYASHYPHEVEDAQGFGWTFGAGTLDWPALIAAKDREINRLSGIYVNLLRQSGVEMHAGRATLVDAHTVALGERRIAARHIAIATGSRPSLPPLPGIEHAITSREALSLATLPARVAVVGGGYIAVEFAGIFNGLGSRVDLFYRGAQILRGFDDDVRQFLADEMTKQRVTIHTGASVDAIERAADGTLSVRVGGAHHGPYDAVLYATGRVPNVEGLDLEAAGVALDARGAIAVDAYSASSVASIHAIGDVTSRPQLTPVATRDGGLLALTLFGGRRVAADHEWVPSAVFSQPEVATVGLTEARARDVHGAVDIYRTSFKALRHTLSGRDERTLMKLVVARDSQRVVGAHMVGRDAGEIIQGIAIAIRAGATKAQFDDTIGIHPTAAEEFVTMRQKVAD; the protein is encoded by the coding sequence ATGGAATTCGACTACGACCTGTTCGTGATCGGCGCCGGCTCGGGCGGCGTCAGGCTGGCCCGGATGTCGGCGCAATACGGCGCGCGCGTGGGCATTGCGGAAGAAGAGCAGATCGGCGGCACTTGCGTGCTGCGCGGCTGCATTCCGAAGAAACTGCTCGTCTACGCATCGCATTACCCGCATGAAGTCGAGGACGCGCAGGGCTTCGGCTGGACCTTCGGCGCCGGCACGCTCGACTGGCCCGCACTGATCGCCGCGAAGGATCGCGAGATCAACCGGCTGAGCGGCATCTACGTGAACCTGCTGCGGCAGTCCGGCGTCGAGATGCACGCGGGGCGTGCAACCCTCGTCGATGCGCACACGGTCGCGCTCGGCGAGCGCCGTATCGCCGCGCGCCACATCGCGATCGCGACGGGGTCGCGCCCGTCGCTGCCGCCGCTGCCCGGCATCGAGCATGCGATCACGTCGCGCGAGGCGCTGTCGCTCGCGACGCTGCCGGCGCGCGTCGCCGTGGTCGGCGGCGGCTATATCGCGGTCGAGTTCGCGGGCATCTTCAACGGGCTCGGCAGCCGCGTCGACCTGTTCTATCGCGGCGCGCAGATCCTGCGCGGCTTCGACGACGACGTCCGGCAGTTCCTCGCCGACGAAATGACGAAGCAGCGCGTGACGATCCACACCGGCGCGTCGGTGGACGCGATCGAGCGCGCGGCCGACGGCACACTGAGCGTGCGCGTCGGCGGCGCGCACCACGGGCCGTACGATGCGGTGCTCTATGCGACCGGACGCGTGCCGAACGTCGAGGGCCTCGATCTCGAGGCGGCCGGCGTCGCGCTCGATGCGCGCGGCGCGATCGCGGTCGACGCGTATTCGGCGAGCTCGGTCGCGTCGATCCACGCGATCGGCGACGTGACGTCGCGGCCGCAGCTCACGCCGGTCGCGACGCGCGACGGCGGCCTGCTCGCGCTGACGCTGTTCGGCGGGCGGCGCGTCGCGGCCGATCACGAATGGGTGCCGTCGGCGGTGTTCAGCCAGCCCGAGGTCGCGACGGTCGGCCTCACTGAAGCCCGTGCGCGCGACGTGCATGGCGCAGTGGATATTTACCGCACGTCGTTCAAGGCGCTGCGCCACACGCTGTCCGGCCGCGACGAGCGCACGCTGATGAAGCTCGTCGTCGCGCGCGACAGCCAGCGGGTGGTCGGCGCGCACATGGTCGGGCGCGACGCGGGCGAGATCATCCAGGGCATCGCGATCGCGATCCGCGCGGGCGCGACGAAGGCGCAGTTCGACGACACGATCGGCATCCACCCGACCGCGGCGGAAGAGTTCGTCACGATGCGGCAGAAGGTGGCGGACTGA
- a CDS encoding NAD(P)/FAD-dependent oxidoreductase: MQTFANQPHAASYYAATSNDTTRHAPLAGAVDADVCVIGAGLTGLSAALNLAERGHSVVVLEASRVGWAASGRNGGQLIGGYACDIDTFARYLPDADVKRIWAMGLETLSLVKSRIAQHAIDCALVPGYLTAANTARDADALKRWRDDAAKRFGYERLRFVEADDLGGYVQSSRYRGGLYDPDSGHLHPLNYTLGLARAATGAGVRIHEHSCVTRVRDIPAGHLVETAQGHVRARFVVLACNAYLGALAPALARKIMPVGTYVIATEPLGESRAAALMPARAAVCDSRFVLDYFRPAPDTRLVWGGKVSYSTRQPRHLAQAMRRDMLKTFPQLADVKVEYAWGGFVDITMNRAPHFGRVAPTLYFAQGFSGHGVNTTALAGKLIAEAIDGQASRFDLFGRVPHRDFPGGARLRTPALVLAMSWYRLLDAFGVH, translated from the coding sequence ATGCAGACATTCGCGAACCAACCGCATGCCGCGTCGTACTACGCGGCCACCTCCAACGATACGACGCGCCACGCGCCGCTCGCCGGCGCCGTCGACGCCGACGTGTGCGTGATCGGCGCGGGCCTGACCGGCCTGTCGGCCGCGCTCAATCTCGCCGAGCGCGGCCATTCGGTCGTCGTCCTCGAAGCGTCGCGGGTCGGCTGGGCCGCAAGCGGCCGCAACGGCGGGCAGCTGATCGGCGGCTACGCGTGCGACATCGACACGTTCGCGCGCTACCTGCCGGACGCCGACGTGAAGCGCATCTGGGCGATGGGGCTCGAAACGCTGTCGCTCGTGAAATCGCGCATCGCGCAGCACGCCATCGATTGCGCGCTGGTGCCCGGCTACCTGACCGCGGCGAACACCGCGCGCGATGCCGATGCGCTCAAGCGCTGGCGCGACGACGCCGCGAAGCGCTTCGGCTACGAGCGCCTGCGGTTCGTCGAAGCGGACGACCTCGGCGGCTACGTGCAGTCGTCGCGCTACCGGGGCGGCCTGTACGACCCCGACAGCGGCCACCTGCATCCGCTGAACTACACGCTCGGCCTCGCGCGCGCGGCGACCGGGGCCGGCGTGCGCATCCACGAGCACAGCTGCGTGACGCGCGTGCGCGACATCCCGGCCGGCCATCTCGTCGAGACGGCGCAGGGCCACGTGCGCGCGCGCTTCGTCGTGCTCGCGTGCAATGCGTATCTGGGCGCGCTCGCGCCGGCGCTCGCGAGGAAGATCATGCCGGTGGGCACCTACGTGATCGCGACCGAGCCGCTCGGCGAATCGCGCGCCGCCGCGCTGATGCCGGCGCGCGCCGCGGTCTGCGACAGCCGCTTCGTGCTCGACTATTTCCGGCCGGCGCCGGACACGCGGCTCGTGTGGGGCGGCAAGGTCAGCTACTCGACGCGGCAGCCGCGCCATCTCGCGCAAGCGATGCGGCGCGACATGCTGAAGACGTTCCCGCAGCTCGCGGACGTGAAGGTGGAATACGCATGGGGCGGCTTCGTCGACATCACGATGAACCGCGCGCCGCATTTCGGGCGCGTCGCGCCGACGCTGTATTTCGCTCAGGGGTTCTCGGGGCACGGCGTGAACACGACCGCGCTGGCGGGCAAGCTGATCGCCGAGGCGATCGACGGGCAGGCAAGCCGCTTCGACCTGTTCGGCCGGGTCCCGCATCGCGATTTCCCGGGCGGCGCGCGGCTGCGCACGCCGGCGCTGGTGCTCGCGATGAGCTGGTATCGGCTGCTGGACGCGTTCGGCGTGCATTGA
- a CDS encoding transcriptional regulator GcvA, translated as MARDLPPFSALRAFEAAARHESFSAAGDELHVTHGAISRQIAGFEAWLGRPVFHRIGKRVKLTDEGRQYLDTVRAAFDSIALATERLRRTGAARVLRINALPTFAMKWLLPRLSRFQRDVPNVELKLSTSNAPLDMLDGFDVAIRRGPGHWPNCASGRFLDESVIPVCSPALAKRLPIARVDDLSRHVLLHSDTRPEGWRDWFAAAGATMKGRKRQSFDHFYLALQAAVDGLGVALGPLPLIDDELASGRLVMPLDGPRIATRSYWWITPREHADEPVVAQFCAWLEAQANAAGA; from the coding sequence ATGGCACGCGATCTCCCGCCCTTTTCCGCGCTTCGGGCCTTTGAAGCCGCGGCACGACACGAAAGCTTCAGCGCCGCCGGCGACGAGCTGCATGTGACTCATGGTGCCATCAGCCGGCAGATCGCCGGGTTCGAGGCGTGGCTCGGCAGGCCGGTGTTCCACCGGATCGGCAAGCGCGTGAAGCTCACCGACGAAGGCCGCCAGTACCTGGATACCGTGCGCGCCGCGTTCGACAGCATCGCGCTCGCGACCGAGCGGCTGCGGCGCACCGGCGCCGCGCGCGTGCTGCGCATCAACGCGCTGCCGACCTTCGCGATGAAATGGCTGCTGCCGCGCCTGTCGCGCTTCCAGCGCGACGTGCCGAACGTGGAGCTGAAGCTGTCGACGTCGAATGCGCCGCTCGACATGCTCGACGGCTTCGACGTCGCGATTCGCCGAGGCCCGGGCCACTGGCCGAACTGCGCGAGCGGCCGCTTTCTCGACGAAAGCGTGATCCCGGTCTGCAGCCCGGCGCTGGCGAAGCGCCTGCCGATCGCGCGCGTCGACGACCTGTCGCGGCACGTGCTGCTGCATTCGGATACGCGCCCGGAAGGCTGGCGCGACTGGTTCGCGGCCGCCGGCGCGACGATGAAGGGCCGCAAGCGGCAATCGTTCGACCACTTCTACCTGGCGCTGCAGGCGGCGGTCGACGGGCTCGGCGTCGCGCTCGGCCCGCTGCCGCTGATCGACGACGAGCTTGCGAGCGGCCGGCTCGTGATGCCGCTTGACGGCCCGCGCATCGCGACGCGCAGCTACTGGTGGATCACGCCGCGCGAGCACGCGGACGAGCCGGTCGTCGCGCAGTTCTGCGCGTGGCTCGAAGCGCAGGCGAACGCCGCCGGCGCGTGA
- a CDS encoding DUF799 domain-containing protein has protein sequence MFKTISFKLLSVLSIVALLSACAQPVKHADYTAFKKSQPRSILVLPPVNETNDVAATYGMLSQMTLPLAEAGYYVVPVAVMDEAFKQNGLTNAAEIQDAPPAKLREIFGADAALYSKVSKYGSVYQIIDSTTVVTASAKLVDLKTGDVLWQGEGSANGKEIGTNMGVGGFGIVGVLVQAAVKQIAHSLTDEAHDVAALTSNRLLSAGPPTGLLYGPRSSKYGTD, from the coding sequence ATGTTCAAGACCATTTCATTCAAGCTGCTGTCCGTGCTGTCGATCGTCGCGCTGCTGAGCGCCTGCGCGCAGCCGGTGAAGCACGCCGACTACACGGCGTTCAAGAAGAGCCAGCCGCGTTCGATCCTCGTGCTGCCGCCGGTCAACGAAACCAACGACGTCGCGGCGACCTACGGGATGCTGTCGCAGATGACGCTGCCGCTCGCCGAGGCCGGCTATTACGTGGTGCCGGTGGCGGTGATGGACGAGGCCTTCAAGCAGAACGGCCTGACCAACGCCGCCGAGATCCAGGACGCGCCGCCGGCCAAGCTGCGCGAAATCTTCGGCGCGGACGCCGCGCTGTATTCGAAGGTCTCGAAGTACGGCTCGGTGTACCAGATCATCGACAGCACGACGGTGGTGACCGCGTCGGCCAAGCTCGTCGACCTGAAAACGGGCGACGTGCTGTGGCAGGGCGAAGGCAGCGCGAACGGCAAGGAAATCGGCACCAACATGGGCGTCGGCGGTTTCGGGATCGTCGGTGTGCTCGTGCAGGCCGCCGTCAAGCAGATCGCGCATTCGCTGACCGACGAGGCCCACGACGTGGCCGCGCTGACCAGCAATCGCCTGTTGTCGGCCGGCCCGCCGACCGGCCTGCTGTACGGCCCGCGTTCGAGCAAGTACGGCACCGACTGA
- a CDS encoding porin, which translates to MKQTTRLAALAGGAALAFASQYAAAQSSVTLWGVADVSVRYLTNANAKNDGLLSMTNGAITNSRFGIYGTEDLGGGMKALFKLESGVDLQSGAFSDSGRMFNRAAYVGLSSPYGTVTLGRQKTPLFDLLSDTYDPLTVGNYFENAWLPVALGGGLYADNQIKYTGTFSGLTASAMYSTGTNYEKTGPGGFSGQIPGSLGKGNAWGISLSYVMGPLSIAAGAQQNSDNSARKQTIYHANVVYAFSTVKVYAGYLRSKDDTGFVDSLLAQQKIPTAKGTGRIDDGPFAGVSWQASAPLTLTGAFYYDHMRNAMTANGTLASGNRYAIVGIAEYALSKRTEIYGTVDFNKTNGAANVELPGRSNQTGIAIGLRNIF; encoded by the coding sequence ATGAAGCAGACCACCAGACTCGCAGCACTCGCAGGGGGCGCCGCGCTGGCCTTCGCCAGCCAATACGCAGCGGCACAAAGCTCGGTCACGCTGTGGGGCGTCGCCGACGTCAGCGTCCGCTACCTGACCAACGCGAACGCCAAGAACGACGGCCTGCTGTCGATGACGAACGGCGCGATCACGAACAGCCGCTTCGGCATCTACGGTACCGAAGACCTCGGCGGCGGGATGAAGGCGCTGTTCAAGCTCGAGAGCGGCGTGGACCTGCAAAGCGGTGCGTTCTCGGACAGCGGCCGCATGTTCAACCGCGCCGCGTACGTCGGCCTGTCGAGCCCGTACGGCACTGTGACCCTCGGCCGTCAGAAGACGCCGCTGTTCGACCTGTTGTCGGACACCTACGATCCGCTGACCGTCGGCAACTACTTCGAGAACGCGTGGCTGCCGGTGGCGCTCGGCGGCGGGCTGTACGCGGACAACCAGATCAAGTACACGGGCACGTTCAGCGGCCTGACCGCGAGCGCGATGTACTCGACCGGCACGAACTACGAGAAGACCGGCCCCGGCGGCTTCTCCGGCCAGATCCCCGGCTCGCTCGGCAAGGGCAATGCGTGGGGTATCTCGCTGTCGTACGTGATGGGCCCGCTCAGCATCGCGGCCGGCGCGCAGCAGAACAGCGACAACTCGGCACGCAAGCAGACCATTTATCACGCGAACGTCGTCTACGCGTTCAGCACGGTGAAGGTCTACGCGGGCTACCTGCGCTCGAAGGACGATACGGGCTTCGTCGACAGCCTGCTCGCGCAGCAGAAGATTCCGACTGCGAAGGGCACCGGCCGGATCGACGACGGTCCGTTCGCGGGCGTGAGCTGGCAGGCCAGCGCGCCGCTGACGCTGACGGGCGCGTTCTACTACGACCACATGCGCAACGCGATGACCGCGAACGGCACGCTCGCGAGCGGCAATCGCTACGCGATCGTGGGCATCGCCGAGTACGCGCTGAGCAAGCGCACGGAAATCTACGGCACGGTCGACTTCAACAAGACGAACGGCGCGGCCAACGTCGAGCTGCCGGGCCGCAGCAACCAGACGGGTATCGCGATCGGCCTGCGCAATATCTTCTGA
- a CDS encoding CsgG/HfaB family protein has translation MNIQTRRNVLVAAALVAALTGCATESSRTLDVPVVSSAQRPYTGKPVAIAVGKFDNRSSYMRGIFSDGIDRLGGQAKTILVTRLQQSRRFNVLDRENLEEIKQEAGFMKKAQAVKGANYVVTGDVTEFGRKDVGDHQLFGILGNGKTQVAYAKVNLNIVDTTTSEVIASSQGAGEFSLSNREIIGFGGTASYDSTLNGKVLDLAIQEAVNHLVDQVDAGALKPAK, from the coding sequence GTGAACATCCAGACACGACGCAACGTCCTCGTCGCCGCGGCGCTCGTCGCGGCGCTGACCGGCTGCGCGACCGAATCGTCGCGCACGCTCGACGTGCCGGTCGTCAGCAGCGCGCAGCGCCCGTACACGGGCAAGCCGGTCGCGATCGCGGTCGGCAAGTTCGACAACCGTTCGAGCTATATGCGCGGCATCTTCTCGGACGGCATCGACCGCCTCGGCGGCCAGGCGAAGACGATCCTCGTCACGCGCCTGCAGCAGAGCCGCCGCTTCAACGTGCTCGATCGCGAGAACCTCGAGGAGATCAAGCAGGAAGCCGGCTTCATGAAGAAGGCGCAGGCGGTGAAGGGCGCGAACTACGTGGTGACGGGCGACGTGACCGAATTCGGCCGCAAGGACGTCGGCGATCACCAGCTGTTCGGCATCCTCGGCAACGGCAAGACGCAGGTCGCGTATGCGAAGGTCAACCTGAACATCGTCGACACGACGACGTCGGAAGTGATCGCATCGAGCCAGGGCGCGGGCGAATTCAGCCTGTCCAACCGCGAAATCATCGGCTTCGGCGGCACCGCGAGCTACGACTCGACGCTCAACGGCAAGGTGCTCGATCTCGCGATCCAGGAGGCCGTCAACCATCTCGTCGACCAGGTCGACGCCGGCGCGCTGAAGCCGGCGAAGTAA
- a CDS encoding DUF4810 domain-containing protein has translation MKRGIWLPATAAALLLAGCAAPTTPPLYQWNGYQPQVYEYFKGKTSPQEQIDALEKALQQIRAKGNTPPPGFHAHLGMLYASVGSEQQAEQELQAEKQLFPESSPFMDFLMKHKPAAKKPAEQKTAEQKPVDQNTAKQ, from the coding sequence ATGAAACGGGGTATCTGGCTGCCGGCAACGGCCGCCGCATTGCTGCTCGCGGGCTGCGCGGCGCCGACCACGCCGCCGCTCTATCAATGGAACGGCTACCAGCCGCAGGTGTACGAGTACTTCAAGGGCAAGACGTCGCCGCAGGAGCAGATCGACGCGCTCGAAAAGGCGCTGCAGCAGATCCGGGCGAAGGGCAACACGCCGCCGCCGGGCTTCCACGCGCATCTCGGGATGCTGTACGCGAGCGTCGGCAGCGAACAGCAGGCCGAACAGGAACTGCAGGCGGAGAAGCAGCTGTTTCCGGAATCGTCGCCGTTCATGGACTTCCTGATGAAGCACAAACCGGCGGCGAAGAAGCCGGCCGAGCAGAAAACGGCTGAGCAGAAGCCGGTCGATCAGAACACCGCCAAACAGTGA